The following coding sequences lie in one Arthrobacter sp. PGP41 genomic window:
- a CDS encoding glycosyltransferase — translation MALDIFIPYWGDPNYMKQAVDSVLAQDNDDWLLTVVDDAYPNPEVRQYVESLGDERISYVRKETNEGITANFRTCISLSTQDILVVMGCDDVLLPNFVTVIQKAAANHPEAAIIQPGVQIIDEAGRHTRPLTDLVKQYLVKPRGRGARLVDGEDLAASLLHGDWLYWPSLAFRRDSISRFDFRDGFPVIQDLALVMDMVLDGAMLLIEPEVCFAYRRHTRSASGAKLLDGSRFAGERDYFALAARLCDTKGWRRAGRAARLRLTSRAHALLFMPYALRRRRSDTVKGLVNHAFGK, via the coding sequence ATGGCACTGGATATTTTCATCCCCTACTGGGGTGACCCGAATTATATGAAGCAGGCCGTCGACAGCGTATTAGCCCAGGATAACGACGACTGGTTGCTAACAGTGGTAGACGATGCTTATCCAAATCCTGAAGTGCGACAGTACGTTGAGTCTCTGGGGGACGAACGTATCAGCTATGTGCGGAAGGAAACGAACGAGGGCATCACGGCGAATTTCCGGACATGCATCTCCCTGTCAACCCAAGACATTCTCGTCGTTATGGGCTGTGACGATGTCCTTCTCCCCAACTTCGTAACGGTCATACAGAAAGCCGCGGCCAATCACCCCGAGGCGGCGATCATACAACCGGGCGTCCAGATTATCGACGAAGCCGGACGCCATACCAGGCCCCTTACTGACTTAGTGAAGCAGTACTTAGTGAAGCCTCGAGGACGAGGCGCTCGCCTCGTTGACGGCGAGGACTTGGCCGCAAGCCTCCTTCACGGTGACTGGCTGTATTGGCCTTCCTTGGCTTTCAGGCGGGACAGCATCAGCAGGTTTGATTTCCGCGACGGATTTCCCGTCATCCAGGACCTGGCACTCGTAATGGATATGGTCCTGGATGGCGCGATGCTGCTCATCGAACCTGAGGTGTGTTTCGCGTACAGGCGGCACACCCGAAGCGCCTCCGGGGCGAAACTTCTTGACGGATCGCGGTTTGCGGGCGAGCGCGACTATTTCGCTCTGGCAGCCCGGCTCTGCGACACCAAAGGCTGGCGCAGGGCGGGCAGGGCGGCGAGGCTACGCCTGACGTCCCGGGCTCACGCCCTGCTCTTTATGCCCTATGCCCTCCGTCGGAGGAGAAGCGACACGGTCAAAGGATTGGTAAATCATGCCTTCGGAAAGTGA
- the rfbB gene encoding dTDP-glucose 4,6-dehydratase yields MQNFLVTGGAGFIGSNFVHYVLENTDDKVTVLDKLTYAGNLESLQGLPQDRFKFVQGDIADAGLVDGLVADADVVVHYAAESHNDNSLHDPRPFLDTNIIGTYTLIEAARKHNKRFHHISTDEVYGDLELDDPERFTEQTPYNPSSPYSSTKAGSDLLVRAWVRSFGLQATISNCSNNYGPYQHVEKFIPRQITNVLDGIRPKLYGKGENVRDWIHANDHSSAVLAIIAKGKIGETYLIGADGEKNNKDVVELILKHMGQSPDAYDHVVDRPGHDLRYAIDSSKLRNELGWEPQFPNFDEGIEDTIAWYRDNENWWRPQKAATEAKYKEQGQ; encoded by the coding sequence ATGCAAAATTTCCTTGTCACCGGCGGGGCCGGGTTCATCGGTTCCAACTTTGTCCACTACGTTCTTGAGAACACGGATGACAAAGTCACTGTTCTGGACAAGCTGACTTATGCCGGCAACCTGGAGTCCCTGCAGGGCCTGCCGCAGGACCGCTTCAAGTTTGTCCAGGGTGACATAGCCGACGCCGGCCTGGTGGACGGCCTCGTGGCCGACGCCGACGTGGTGGTCCACTACGCTGCCGAGTCACACAATGACAACTCCTTGCACGACCCCCGCCCGTTCCTGGACACGAACATCATCGGCACGTACACGCTGATCGAGGCGGCCCGGAAGCACAACAAGCGCTTCCACCACATCTCCACCGACGAGGTCTACGGCGACCTGGAACTCGATGACCCGGAACGATTCACCGAGCAGACCCCGTACAACCCCTCCAGCCCTTACTCCTCCACGAAAGCCGGCTCGGACCTGCTGGTCCGCGCCTGGGTGCGTTCCTTTGGGCTGCAGGCCACCATCAGCAACTGCTCGAACAACTATGGCCCGTACCAGCATGTGGAGAAGTTCATCCCGCGACAGATCACCAACGTGCTCGATGGGATCCGGCCCAAGCTCTACGGCAAGGGCGAGAACGTCCGTGACTGGATCCATGCCAATGACCACTCCTCGGCCGTGCTGGCCATCATCGCCAAGGGTAAGATCGGTGAAACTTACCTGATCGGCGCCGACGGCGAGAAGAACAACAAGGACGTTGTCGAACTCATTCTCAAGCACATGGGACAGTCCCCGGACGCCTACGACCACGTCGTGGACCGGCCGGGCCACGACCTCCGCTATGCCATCGATTCCTCCAAACTCCGTAACGAGCTCGGCTGGGAACCGCAGTTCCCCAACTTCGACGAAGGCATCGAGGACACCATCGCGTGGTACCGGGACAACGAAAATTGGTGGCGCCCGCAAAAGGCCGCCACGGAAGCCAAGTACAAGGAACAGGGCCAATAG
- a CDS encoding glycosyltransferase family 2 protein: MKTDTSARVLVIMPAWNEAESVGNTVREVLSVGMPYDVLVVNDGSSDDTAILAAAAGATVLNLPFNLGVGGAMRAGFKYAQRRGYRRVIQVDADGQHDPRNIEEVLSGLDYADISIGARFADRGDYEVKGPRKWAMQFLARVISGLAKTRLTDVTSGFRAANERAISQYLDHYPAEYLGDTIDSLVVAVRSGCKVTQIPVAMRPRQGGTPSHDPVKAAIYLGRSVFALLFALTRKRSLLQTSDQTSQEPATC, translated from the coding sequence ATGAAAACTGATACCTCTGCGCGGGTCCTAGTCATCATGCCTGCTTGGAATGAGGCTGAATCTGTAGGAAATACCGTCCGTGAAGTCCTGTCCGTGGGGATGCCGTACGACGTTTTGGTCGTAAACGATGGCTCAAGTGACGACACCGCCATCCTAGCGGCAGCCGCAGGTGCAACAGTGCTGAACCTCCCCTTCAACCTTGGTGTAGGTGGGGCTATGCGCGCGGGATTCAAGTACGCACAGCGCAGGGGGTACCGGCGAGTTATCCAAGTCGACGCAGACGGGCAACACGACCCTCGGAACATTGAGGAGGTCCTGTCCGGCCTTGACTACGCCGACATATCCATCGGAGCTCGCTTTGCTGACCGGGGTGATTACGAAGTGAAAGGGCCCCGCAAGTGGGCAATGCAGTTTCTTGCGCGAGTGATCTCGGGGCTGGCAAAAACGCGGCTTACGGACGTGACATCAGGTTTCAGGGCGGCCAACGAGCGCGCGATCAGCCAATACCTTGACCACTATCCTGCCGAGTACTTGGGCGACACTATCGACTCGTTGGTCGTCGCCGTCCGGTCTGGTTGCAAGGTAACTCAGATACCGGTGGCAATGCGACCCCGCCAGGGCGGAACGCCAAGCCATGACCCCGTGAAGGCAGCCATCTATCTAGGACGTTCGGTGTTTGCTTTGCTCTTTGCGCTGACACGCAAGCGCTCACTGCTCCAGACATCAGACCAAACCAGTCAGGAGCCGGCAACATGCTGA
- the rfbA gene encoding glucose-1-phosphate thymidylyltransferase RfbA, producing MRGIILAGGTGSRLHPITLGISKQLVPVYDKPMIYYPLSTLILAGIRDILIITTPHDADQFQRLLGDGSQFGINLTYVQQPSPDGLAQAFILGADHIGDDTVALVLGDNIFYGQGMGTQLRRHATIDGGAVFGYWVKDPKAYGVVEFDDDGKALSLEEKPEKPRSHYAVPGLYFYDNDVIEIAKNLEPSARGELEITDVNRTYLERGKLQVEILPRGTAWLDTGTFNDLSDASNFIRTVENRQGLKIGAPEEIAWRQGFLTDDELRDRAEPLVKSGYGSYLLELLEG from the coding sequence ATGCGTGGAATAATTTTGGCTGGCGGAACCGGATCGCGGCTTCACCCAATCACCCTTGGTATCAGCAAGCAGCTCGTTCCCGTCTACGACAAGCCGATGATTTATTACCCCCTCTCCACACTGATCCTTGCCGGCATCAGGGACATCCTAATCATCACGACACCTCACGACGCAGATCAGTTTCAGCGACTGCTGGGCGATGGCTCCCAGTTCGGCATTAATCTGACCTACGTCCAGCAGCCCTCCCCCGATGGTCTGGCGCAGGCATTCATCCTGGGCGCCGACCACATAGGGGATGACACGGTGGCCCTTGTCCTCGGCGACAACATTTTCTATGGCCAGGGTATGGGCACCCAGCTGCGGCGTCACGCAACGATCGACGGCGGAGCAGTCTTTGGCTACTGGGTAAAGGATCCCAAGGCCTACGGAGTTGTGGAATTCGACGACGACGGAAAAGCGCTTTCACTGGAAGAGAAGCCCGAAAAGCCGCGGAGTCACTACGCGGTTCCCGGACTGTACTTTTACGACAACGATGTCATTGAGATTGCAAAGAACCTTGAACCCTCTGCCCGCGGCGAGCTCGAGATCACAGACGTCAACCGTACATATCTTGAACGGGGCAAGCTCCAGGTAGAGATCCTGCCCCGCGGTACGGCTTGGCTGGACACCGGGACCTTCAACGACCTCAGCGACGCATCGAACTTCATTCGCACTGTAGAGAACCGCCAAGGACTCAAAATCGGTGCTCCCGAAGAAATCGCCTGGCGCCAGGGCTTTCTGACCGATGACGAACTTCGGGACCGTGCCGAGCCCCTCGTCAAGAGCGGTTATGGCAGCTATCTCCTGGAACTTTTGGAGGGCTAG
- a CDS encoding DUF2304 domain-containing protein has translation MLNVAAFFLALAIVGVVFEMLRRKKLREKYAALWLFVGIGTLVLAAFPRLLTIVTEFSGVQLPSNLLFIISILLLLGVCLHLSWEISVVEDETRTLAEEVAILRALIEALPAPEKQEGTHTNSPGAQ, from the coding sequence ATGCTGAATGTCGCTGCTTTTTTTCTTGCCCTTGCCATAGTGGGCGTTGTGTTCGAAATGCTTCGACGGAAGAAACTCCGTGAGAAGTATGCAGCGCTCTGGCTCTTCGTCGGCATAGGCACTTTGGTCCTGGCTGCCTTCCCCCGGCTCCTGACGATCGTAACCGAGTTCTCCGGCGTGCAACTCCCCTCCAATCTCTTGTTCATCATCAGTATTCTCTTGCTCCTGGGGGTCTGCCTCCACTTGTCATGGGAGATTTCTGTTGTAGAAGACGAGACCAGAACGCTCGCTGAGGAGGTGGCGATCCTTCGTGCGTTGATCGAAGCGCTGCCGGCACCCGAGAAGCAAGAAGGCACTCACACCAATTCTCCCGGCGCACAGTAG
- a CDS encoding glycosyltransferase → MNDATPGRPLQIRASVCMATYRGSQYVEEQLASILRELGPDDELIVVDDASPDETAAIVGRVKDARVRLVVAPHNRGYVRTFEEAIKLSRGQFIFLSDQDDVWIEGRLAVMMGALESAQVVASNFEILGGGPRPWIPKLRSSDSGRNLANLWGILIGYRAYYGCAMGFRRDAMGLVVPIPSFVRESHDLWLAICGNMARSVAHLDGATVFRRLHGENQTPAGWRSLRKIAAARIMLLRLMFEAFRRSRRAVSSDAG, encoded by the coding sequence ATGAACGATGCAACACCCGGGCGCCCTCTGCAAATCCGGGCCAGTGTCTGCATGGCAACCTACCGCGGAAGCCAATATGTTGAGGAGCAGTTGGCGTCCATTCTCCGTGAGCTGGGGCCCGACGACGAACTGATCGTTGTTGACGATGCGTCACCTGACGAAACTGCCGCCATTGTGGGACGGGTGAAGGACGCGCGGGTTCGACTCGTAGTGGCACCGCATAATCGGGGTTACGTCCGCACTTTCGAGGAAGCCATTAAGCTCAGCCGTGGTCAGTTCATCTTTCTGTCAGACCAAGATGACGTCTGGATAGAGGGCCGCCTGGCGGTGATGATGGGGGCCTTGGAGTCCGCACAAGTAGTTGCCAGCAATTTCGAAATTTTGGGCGGCGGCCCCCGCCCCTGGATTCCCAAGCTGCGTTCATCGGATTCGGGAAGGAACCTGGCCAACCTTTGGGGAATTCTGATCGGCTACAGGGCTTATTACGGCTGCGCTATGGGATTTAGACGGGATGCCATGGGGCTGGTGGTGCCGATCCCATCCTTTGTTCGAGAGTCGCATGACCTCTGGTTGGCCATTTGCGGCAATATGGCGCGCTCTGTTGCCCACCTGGACGGGGCGACTGTCTTCCGGAGGCTCCATGGCGAGAACCAGACACCGGCAGGGTGGAGGTCCCTGCGGAAGATCGCCGCTGCACGCATCATGCTTTTGAGGCTTATGTTTGAAGCGTTCCGGAGGAGTCGCAGGGCTGTCAGTAGTGACGCGGGTTAG
- a CDS encoding glycosyltransferase, with protein MSRVACVVTAFHPSPGLIGNVKALVAQSGRVIVVDDGSGPGYDHIFGQVAETGAEIERLATNSGIGAALNRGVERARQTPGIDYIVTVDQDSTLPPGYVQALLEGEAAARSRGLIPGLIGPARIRGNPVMSAGTRNGVVLGKEPIQSGLMITVDALEHVGAFQETLFIDLVDTEFYLRATDAGWPTILADAEFDHSLGTFVDARVLGKPVNLPAGPLRVRTAATWRYYYIFRNRILVSRQYAKRHPVWVATGLWADVRHLAWVTVFAPGRISRLLAASAGVRDGLLGRSGKKPGV; from the coding sequence TTGTCCCGCGTAGCCTGCGTGGTGACGGCCTTCCACCCCTCACCAGGCCTCATAGGCAACGTCAAAGCCCTGGTGGCCCAGTCCGGAAGGGTCATTGTTGTCGACGACGGAAGCGGTCCAGGTTACGACCACATCTTTGGGCAGGTTGCTGAGACCGGCGCCGAGATTGAACGGTTGGCGACAAATTCTGGCATTGGGGCAGCGCTCAACAGAGGGGTAGAACGGGCACGCCAAACACCGGGCATTGACTATATCGTCACTGTCGACCAAGATTCCACGCTACCGCCAGGCTATGTCCAAGCGCTCCTCGAGGGCGAAGCTGCCGCTCGTTCGCGCGGACTCATCCCTGGACTCATAGGGCCGGCGCGTATACGCGGTAATCCAGTGATGTCCGCAGGAACGCGGAACGGGGTTGTTCTGGGAAAGGAGCCCATCCAGTCGGGGCTGATGATTACCGTGGACGCCTTGGAGCACGTTGGGGCTTTTCAGGAAACACTTTTCATCGACTTAGTGGACACAGAGTTCTACCTTCGTGCAACCGACGCTGGCTGGCCAACCATCCTTGCCGATGCCGAGTTCGATCACTCTCTGGGAACGTTCGTTGACGCACGAGTGCTTGGTAAGCCTGTCAACCTTCCTGCCGGCCCCCTCCGAGTGCGTACAGCCGCAACCTGGCGCTACTACTACATATTCAGAAACAGGATCCTGGTCTCGCGGCAATATGCGAAGCGCCACCCCGTTTGGGTCGCCACTGGTTTGTGGGCAGACGTTCGACATCTTGCTTGGGTCACAGTATTCGCACCCGGACGGATATCGCGACTCTTAGCAGCTTCGGCTGGCGTCCGAGACGGCCTTCTCGGGCGAAGCGGCAAGAAGCCAGGGGTCTGA